The DNA sequence GCATATTAATAAGGATAAGAACATAATTAACATGATTGACAAGAACAGAAACTTACTCGTCCCTGGTGAGGCCACACATCTTAGTAGCGCAAGCTACAATAGCTAAGATAACCCAATACACATCAACTGGGAGATGCTCCATGGCAATCGACAATGGCGCCGGTACGTACTTAGTTTTGTAGGCTTGTACTGCAGATAACTTCTCTAACTCCAAGATGCACTCCATCATTTCCAATATGGCCTGGATCAGCATGTTAAGTTCAATCAATGCTTTCCGGTGTTTCTGAAGCCCCGGCCGCCTTGAGATAGCAGGAACTCGCTTTAGAATTCCCACTGACTTGGCTAGTTGGTGATCTGTTGGGTGAAGCTGGGCGAGGAGCCAGAAATCCCCAAAGTCCAATGCAAAAGCAGCAAGCGTAAGCACTGCCTTTGCATCCCACGAATAGCCAGACAGCTTGTTTAGTATCGACATCGTTATCTTGTGAGCAATTTCCTCTCCCGGGGTCTTGCATTGCATCTGTACGTACATCGACATTTTTACATAACTACGGGTAATTACGGAAGGAACCACGGGGTTAGTAATGCGAGTGATCGATGCATGTTGACTTTTATGCTAAAAATATGAggtttatttaaattgtatatattgaCATCAACCaaataatcttaattaaaaTCGTTACAATACATTAAatcctttggtttttttttttttttttcataggaaCATTAAATCCTTGGTTAACTTTTGTTACACATAACAAAAGGGCTTGATGTAAATGtcaataatatttaatacaagGATATCAAAATTAACTAGACTTCTTTGTGGTTGAAAAAAGCCGTTTCTTAGACTTTTGGATGATGTCAAAATTAGAGACCTTCTACAACTCagatatatagaagaatttttAACGAGTCTCATGCACTGTGAATTCGAGTTCAAACTTTAGGATTGATCATGTTAACTACACTTATGCTTAATTATGAAAGATTTCCATCTACCAGTCCTTGATGTCCAGgcgataaaatatgtaaaataaagaaaaaaaaatactgtccTTTGAAATCACCTCGCCGGAAATTCGCTTCAGTGTACACAACGGCGGATTAAAGCTCGCTTTGGGGCTCATCATGTCGTCCAGGCTCTCCAGGTGTGCTTCTGTACCGTGCAGCAAGTCCTAAATAATTTTCACCGagaaaatcttaaatatatacAATCCGGTATAAAAAGAACGAAATACAAGCTCAACATTGTCAACAAATTAAAGAGTATGTAGTACTACCAGGGCAACATTGTCAACAATCAGGGAGGCACGCTTAAGGATGTTCTCAGcgaaaaggaaaagagagtcGACATCAAACTTTTCATCCCCCGGAATATGGGTTGCATGAATATGGTTCATGATGTCGTGGTCGGACATGGTTAACACGCTCAGTTCATCTCTGACTGTTTCTTGTTCTGAGATTGGAACCCACTTGCCCGCCATTGTGCGACGCAAATCAAGATATGTAAGCTAGAaaccctttctttttcttgtttttttttccttgaagttTAGGGCGGAAGAAAGAAGGCTTGCTTAATTGTGTTCTGGTTCTGAATAAAAACATTGGGCTATATATAAGCAACGTCCATCAAACCCGGAAGAAGAAAGTGGGAAAAAGGATTGGATCATGTGGATTTTAGAtcaagtttggatagtgagttaggatgatttataaatagtaataagatatgagttgagatgggatgagttaaaaatgatttgagtcAAAATGTTCTatgaggttttgaaaaatgagagaaaaaaaaaattgaataaaaatattataaaattaaaatattgttataatataatttttattttaaaatttaaaaattttgaattattttttatgttttgtttagaaattctgaaaagttgtaatgattaagtaatattattagatgaaaaagttaaaaatttgaaattaaaaagtgtttgtatttataatatttggatattaaaatgaaattagatCATAAAAGATGAGATGAAGTGTGAGGCATTATTCAAAAAAGACCTTAATTTTAAGAGTGCcaattaaataaataggaatgttacatacaatcgtagAGTGCATAAACGTCATATaataactttgaaaaatagtaaggtctataattaacaaattaattttttttatatgaatctcatatttattcattttttataaaataattatatgatatttacacaCTCGTAATTGCAACTATAATTTCTCTCGAATAAATATCCCATGCGTGCTGTACTACTCCGCCAAACAAGAGTGGTCCTTCTTGCCCATGATGTTTACTCATCGCCATATGTATAAGCAACtgaataaaatgaaaacaaattggATAAGGTCGAGAGGGTTGATTTTGTGTGGTtcttattattagaatattgatGGGAAATGGGAACATCAAGCATATATCAAAGTCAGGCAGACTACCGCAGTACTAGCTAGACGACACTCGACAAATTATTGAAGAGTTTCCCCTCAAACTCTTCAATAATATAGCGTTTTCTAGAAACGGTATCCATACAATCTTGTAGTGAAAAAGTTGTTCTCTAGCTCCTTTAAATTCCGTAATTAGTTTAGGATGAAATACTAAGACCTGActtgtttttacaaattatttcatctcattttatttaattattataatttt is a window from the Juglans regia cultivar Chandler chromosome 7, Walnut 2.0, whole genome shotgun sequence genome containing:
- the LOC109011887 gene encoding protein SIEVE ELEMENT OCCLUSION B-like, which encodes MAGKWVPISEQETVRDELSVLTMSDHDIMNHIHATHIPGDEKFDVDSLFLFAENILKRASLIVDNVALDLLHGTEAHLESLDDMMSPKASFNPPLCTLKRISGEMQCKTPGEEIAHKITMSILNKLSGYSWDAKAVLTLAAFALDFGDFWLLAQLHPTDHQLAKSVGILKRVPAISRRPGLQKHRKALIELNMLIQAILEMMECILELEKLSAVQAYKTKYVPAPLSIAMEHLPVDVYWVILAIVACATKMCGLTRDEDQVQEIAPFAHKLNIVLYLLKMQIKICKQQIG